GACAAGTGTCACAAATTTAACCATCATTGCTATTTTATCTTTACTCTTAATTTGTTTTTCAGGTATTTATGTGCTTCTAATTggtctttaatttaattataacTCATGCAATTCTAGTTAAACTAGTTTTTCGATACGTGTTTTGCACGTGAATGCAAGTTGTGTAGTATTCATTGTTGTAAAATAATGAACTAAAGAATAATGTAAGAGTTTCTAGTCACACCTAAAATGACTTCTAACTTTTTCATAGCATTAAATGTTTGGTAATTTGCCTAAGGCAATTTCACAACGAACCTCCTTTCGAGTTCAACCTTTGGCTGTCTGTACATAgctgttatatttgacttcttagATGGCATTCTTTACTCCAACGATTCAACAAAGGGTGCATCTTGCAAATGGTGCAGACAACATTCATATATGATGGTAAGTTGGAGTAAGAAACTGATAGAAGCAAGTTCAATGGCGCTGAAAGAGTAGTTATCTTTCTGAAGTTTTCACCTGAGATTTTGCAACATAAATGTTAGACAAAGATGAAAGATGAATAGTACACGTGCAACCAAGGGTTGTGGTGGAGTGATAAGTGCACATTATGTTAGCCGATAAAATTGACCGGAATTTGAATGAAAGGATCGAGAAATCCCTAGGTTCTAGTCGGTGGAGAGAGAGCCTGTAGACACCATTAGGTAAATAAGAAATGGGAATGATCTATTAATTGATCTTAGGACCCGATGGGTCTATTAGTATGCACAACATTGGGTTcaataaaacaaactggacatGGACCGAGTCCCAGTATAAAAGAACATAAAATGAAATGGCCCAACTATACAAAAGGCCCAAGAAGAAAACTATCCTAAATCTGATTTATGTGAGGCAAAAATCCCAAGTCATCAACCCCCGCCCCTCAAGCTGGAGGGTGAGTGACGCCCAGCTTGCACAAAAGCTTGTGATGAGGAACACCTAACAAAGCCTTGGTCAAGACATCAGCAAGCTGGTTAGTAGAAGATACATGTGTAAGAGAAATCACCCTAAAAGATAGCGCATCCCTCACATAGTGGCAATCCACTTCAATGTACTTTGTTCACCCATGGAAGATAGAATTTCTGGCGATGTGAAGAGTAGCCTGACTGTCACAATAAATGGGAACAGGAGTAGCAACAGACAACCCCATGTCAGCTAGCAGCTGGATGAGCCAAACTACCTCAACAATAACTTTTCTTAATGCCCTATACTCTGCCTCagcagaaaataaagaaacaatagGTTGTTTCTTAGATTTTCAGGATATAGGAGAATCACCAAGAACAATATAATAACCAGTCACAGATATTCTTGAAATAGGGCAAGCAGCCCAATCAAAGTTAGCAAA
This sequence is a window from Nicotiana sylvestris chromosome 3, ASM39365v2, whole genome shotgun sequence. Protein-coding genes within it:
- the LOC138887819 gene encoding uncharacterized mitochondrial protein AtMg00240-like yields the protein MIAGLHVLKYLLNDFAQGTLLNASSNFSLKAFANFDWAACPISRISVTEYRALRKVIVEVVWLIQLLADMGLSVATPVPIYCDSQATLHIARNSIFHG